The Candidatus Thermoplasmatota archaeon genomic sequence GTTCTGAACGCTTCTGCCTTGTCGGTCTTGGATCCCGTCAACGATGCGGTATGACCCAGATAGTGCAGGGCGCAATTGGCGATGACGTCAGCAGTCTGCAGCCCTCTCCAATCATGAGAAAGCCCACCCAATGCTGCCGGAACCAGTCTTTCGCTCCTCGGAGTCTCGTCACGGACAGACATGAACCTCGCGATACTGGCGCTGAAGTCCTGAAGTTCTTGCCTCTCAGAGATATCCCAGATTATCAGACTGTGATCGGGATGGTGATAACCCGTGAGAAGGCGGGCGTTGATTTCCTCCAGAAGCATTTGTCGCGCAATGTCTTTGGGTTTTGGATTTGAGGTGGGAAGGCCTCGGGGCGGAGAAGATCCAAATGAAGCCGCAGCCCCCCACAGTTGTGCACCAGTGCGGTCCAGTACATCTCCTAGGTCCTTCACGATTTCCAAGATCGTAGATGTTGGGTGCAGATATTTCGACATAGAAGACCCCTTTAGCTCTCCTATATACGGACTGAAGTGGCTGGTGAGTATTCGCCGAATGCCTTCGTCCAGGTCAATGGTCTGGTCAAAGGCCACGGAGACTGCGGCACTCACCCAGTATCGGTGTATGTTGTCTGTTGGAGAACCGCTGCCAGACTCGTCAATGTATATCGCGTCGCTGTAGGTCGCCATGTTCTCAGGATGGAGCGGAGCGGGGCATCGAGTGATGATGGTGTGGACTACAGGTAGTCGGAAGCAATTGCTCGCGAGGATGCCGCTCCTCGGTTCAGATCGGGTTCCAGAGTGGAAGCGGTCGAAGAGACGGTATTGTTTCGCGTCGAACAATCAGGGCCGCTGTCCTTGGTGGCTTACCCTCGAAACTTATTAGACACCGCAGCGATTCCGTCGGCGATGATAACATGCCTGCCATAACAGTCCAAGCGGAGAACCTTGTCAAGGTCTACGAGGACGGGACGCAAGCCCTCGACAAGCTGTCTCTCACGGCCTTCGAGGGAGAGATCATGGGCCTGATAGGCCCGAACGGGGCCGGGAAGACCACGGCCATCAAGATCATGGTCGGCCTGCTCAGGCCGGATTCCGGCAGGGTGACAGTGCTCGGCCACGACATCCTCGCAGACCCGATCGAGTACAAGTCGGGCGTCGGCTACATGCCCGAGGCGCCCGCTCTGCCCGAATACCTCACCACCTATGAGTTCCTGGGATATGTCGGAAGAGTGAGGAACATCCCCAAGGACAAGCTGGCCGGGCGTATCGAGGGCCTCATGCGCGAACTTGACCTTATGCCGAAGGCGTACTCCACGGTGTCGACTCTGTCAAAGGGGATGCGGGCTAAGCTCGCGTTTGCCGCGGCCACGATCCACAACCCGAAGCTGCTGATACTCGACGAGCCCCTGCTGGGGATCGACCCTGCAGGGCAACACCTCATCAAGGACAGGCTTGCCGACATGGCCAAGGTCGGGTGTTCGATCCTTGTGTCGACGCACCAGCTCGATACCGCAGAGAGGCTCTGCTCCAAGGTGGCCATCATAAACAAGGGCAGGAACGTCATCACGGGGGACCTCGCGGGGCTGAGGTCCCAGGCGCATGCGGGGGAG encodes the following:
- a CDS encoding ABC transporter ATP-binding protein — its product is MPAITVQAENLVKVYEDGTQALDKLSLTAFEGEIMGLIGPNGAGKTTAIKIMVGLLRPDSGRVTVLGHDILADPIEYKSGVGYMPEAPALPEYLTTYEFLGYVGRVRNIPKDKLAGRIEGLMRELDLMPKAYSTVSTLSKGMRAKLAFAAATIHNPKLLILDEPLLGIDPAGQHLIKDRLADMAKVGCSILVSTHQLDTAERLCSKVAIINKGRNVITGDLAGLRSQAHAGE
- a CDS encoding DUF3800 domain-containing protein, translating into MATYSDAIYIDESGSGSPTDNIHRYWVSAAVSVAFDQTIDLDEGIRRILTSHFSPYIGELKGSSMSKYLHPTSTILEIVKDLGDVLDRTGAQLWGAAASFGSSPPRGLPTSNPKPKDIARQMLLEEINARLLTGYHHPDHSLIIWDISERQELQDFSASIARFMSVRDETPRSERLVPAALGGLSHDWRGLQTADVIANCALHYLGHTASLTGSKTDKAEAFRTEFLPRMQKIESEDIIGWMVRQHHKKK